One Oceanispirochaeta sp. genomic window, ATTAACTATTCATGGCAAAGAAGAAGAAAATTCAGCCTAAATCTTGTTTGTCAGAAAATAGTTTAAAGCACTTGCCATATCCAACCAGACTTTTTAATAGTGGGAATGAAATGGGGGGTCATAAGAAATGAGTTGTACCTGTCGTTAACTGCGGGTATGCAGGATCAAGGAGGACCACCTTTCTGCCACACCTTGAGGGCTTCTCTGACGGAGCGGCTCATTTCTCTGCTGAAATCACTGTCAAATTTACGGGTGTATGTATGCTGCCCCAGGTTTCGAGCACCATTTTTGTACTGAATCCCCTGGGTTAAGGCCTTGATCATGGGAGCATACATCCTGCCATAATCATCACTGTCCAGCCGCCTGTAGGAATCTTTAAAATGCACAAACTCCTGTTCAAAACGAATCTGAGGCTTTTGATCTTTATACATGCCGGGGGGAGTACCAAAGCAGAGCATGGTGATGGGAAAGACATAATCCGGCAAATTAAACATCCTGCGGTGCTCTTCATAATTCTCCATGATATCCCCGATATAACAGGAACCCAGCCCCAGGGATTCGGCGGCCACAACGGCATTCTGAGCCGCAATCAGAGCATCACAGCAGGCTAAAAGAAAATCACCCTCTTCGGGATGCCTCAATGTTCGGCCCTGTTCCTGACAAAATCCTTCCACATCAGATGCCAGGAAGTAATCAAAAGACCGCTGATAGTCTGCCAAAAAAAGGAGGACAAAGGGAGATTTAGCGATGAAGGGCTGTTGGTCACAGGTCACCACCAGACGGTCTTTCAGGCTCTGATCCTCTACCTCAATCATGGTATACAGCATCATATTCCCTGCAGTGGGTGCACGCATGGCAGCCTGGATGATGCTGTCTTTCTGCTCCCTGCTGACACCATCCTCTGCGTATTGACGCAGGGATTTCCTGTTGTTGATAAGTTTCATGGTTTTATTCATGATGACATCTCCTCTCAGACTGTCAATTCCAGACGGTTTCCATCGGGATCAAGTACTGCGGATTCATAATAACCGTCACCCGTTTTTCGGGGTCCGTCGGATATAACAAATCCATCTTTTTGCAAAATATCAGCAGTATTAGTATATTTCTGATGGGACCTGGCGGAAAAGTAATACTCATAAAAATGGCGGATTTTTTCAAGGTCCTGTGTCCATATCACGATATGATCAATTTTCATATTCTCTCCTGTTATTAATTAACGTATAAGATGATGAGGTATCGGAACCCAAACTACCTTTCCCTTCGGATCAAGCGATGATATCAGAGCCGCCGTCAGGAATCTTGTCAGGATCTGCGGAGACAAGGGCGGTCTTGTTGTGGGACCGACTCATGTTCTGGAACCGGAAGTCCCCTGGGAGAACCAGGAAGCCATGCTGGATGAAATCAGGATTTTGAACGGAGAGTAAAGGAAATACTCCGGATTGTCTCACCCTTTACAAGATCAGGAACAATTCGTCTTGTGATCGGTTCATTTGAGACAGCGGATATGATATCGTTCAGTAAAGCAACGGACATTTTTCCAAGTTCGTCCCTCACATTGCTCCAGCATGTCCATTGTATATCAGAAGAAAACCATTGATCTTCGAGAAGTACAGCAGAAATATCTTCCCCCAGAGTCAGTCCCATTTCATTGCATAATTCCTGAAGCCTTATCGCCAGAGATTTCCTCTCCAGAAAAAATAAAGTAATTCCTTGTGACATACATGCTTCAATATCCATGGAAGTCAATGAATCCTCAAGAATGATTGTCCTGCAACTCAGTTCCGGCCAATAGTCCATGCTGGTATTCAAGGCCTTCTGACGGTCTTCATATGGTTCCTGGTTCCCCAGTTTCCGTATGTAAGAAACCTTCTTATGACCTAGATTATAGCTGTATTTTACAAGTTCAAAAATAATTGAATCATAATCATAGTTCACCATATTTACTTTCCGGCCCATCATATCCCTTCGTCCGATAAAAACTAAGGGGAAACCATCATCAATGAGACGCAGAAGTGTTTCAGTATGTCTTTTTATTCCTATCAGGATGCCGCCATCTCCCAGCTTAAGTCTATTTAAATCGACCTGTTCCTGTCTGTCCGTTTCTGTTCTGAATTTTTTATTTGTTATCAGGAGCAGGTCAAACCCGGTTATCTCCGCCTTCTTTTCTATACCCAGTAGAAAGGAATAAAACTCACTTTCTGCAGCAAAGGGAAATGCAGCCTCATATGTAAAAACTGAAATGATATGGCTTATCCCTGTCACAAGACTTTGAGCCGCCGGACTGGGCATATATCCCAGATCTTTTACAGCTTTTCGAATTTTTTCCTGGGTTTCCTTCCCGACCCTTATTCCTTTTCCTACATTGTTATTGACTACAGCAGAGACAGTGGATGGAGAGACTCCTGCATACCTGGCAACATCTTTTATACTGGTTTTCTTTTTCATTAATATCCTGAATTTAATGGCATTGATGTCTCTCAATCCAAAGGAAGAAAGGCATTCTGTTTCCTTAAAAGATCCTGAATCTCTTTGTAATCCAGTTCTGCAAATGACTTCTTTGATCGTACAGCGATCACTGAGGCTGCTCCTCCGGCATGACCGATCGCTCCGGCTCCCGGAGTAGTCCTGAAGGCTGCCTGTGCTTCAAAGTCGCCGGAAATACAACGACCCACGGTAATCAGATTTCCTACTAGCTTATTTACAAGGGCTCTGTAGGGAATTGTATAATAATCTCCCCAGGCAAGATGGGAGCTAAAAGTATCTTCCCCTGTTGGACTATGAACATCTATGGGATAACCATTACAAACAACAGCATCTTCAAATTTTCGTCCTTCAAGAATATCATCTTTAGTGATCCTGTACAAACCTTCGATCTGTCTGGACGAACGGATTCCAATGGAAGGACCGGTAAACTCTAAAACTGCATTTTCAAAACCTGAAATATACTTCCTGAAGAACCTTGCCAGCTCATGAGCCTGCTTTCGACCTTCCACTTCCCCCTTTGATAAATCAAAAGGATTTGTTGAATCCAAGCCGGTAATACGGGATGTATTAATGATAACTTCACCGGGATTATTAGTTTCAAAGAACAGGATATCTTCTCTTGTAAAGGTAAAATCACCCGAGGCCCTGGCATTCTTGAGGGTTTGTACAAAACCTCCGATAGACAGCCTCTCGGCCTTATCAATGATGCTCGTATCACCCTTTAAACGGGGAAACTCCTCTGGATGACTATGTATATAGCCTCTGACCTTACTCATATCAACACCATACATCCGCACTTTCATTGTCAATGGCTGACTCATTCCATCGGATTCACGGCCTTTTGTGCACTCCACTCCGGACCAGGCTGAAAGATCAGCATCCCCCGTAGCATCGATATAATAGGAGCCTTTTATTGTTGATAATCCTCCTTTGTTGCAGATGGTTAAACTCTGTATCATACCAGAATCCAGTTGAACATCGGCCAGCATGGTATGGTACAAAAGATGTCCCCCCGCTTCAAGAAACATGGATTCCAGGGCCCATTTCATTCCTTCCAGGTCAAAGGGAGTTACCGTATATGTATAACCCGTCGTATCAAAGAGATGCCCCGGGGATAGATTCTCCTTCTTCAAGCGATCTATGAGTTCCCCCGTAATTCCCTGAATAACCTGTTCACTGCCGGAATGAAAAGTCATCATCGGCCCGACACCAGCTCCGGTGAGCATTCCTCCCAGAAATCCGTTCTGGTCAATGATCAGAGTCTTAATATTCTCTCTGGCAGCTGAAATCCCGGCTATAGCACCGGAGATGCCACCGCCCACTATAATTAAATCAAAATCGTTCTTCACTGTTTTCATCCTTTCAGCCCAGAGAAAGCCATAGCGTTGATTATTTTTTTCTGAAAGATGACATAGACAATCAATATTGGCAGAACAGAGGCTGTCGCTGCAGCCAGCTGAAGGTGCCACTGAGGTAATCCATAGGAATCATTAAAATTGGCAAGAGCCAGGGGAATTGTAAAAAGAGAGATGTTGTCATTAAAAACAAGTGGTTCCAGAAAACTGTTCCAGCTGTACAAAAATGAGAGTATGGCTGTAGCACT contains:
- a CDS encoding LacI family DNA-binding transcriptional regulator, which produces MKKKTSIKDVARYAGVSPSTVSAVVNNNVGKGIRVGKETQEKIRKAVKDLGYMPSPAAQSLVTGISHIISVFTYEAAFPFAAESEFYSFLLGIEKKAEITGFDLLLITNKKFRTETDRQEQVDLNRLKLGDGGILIGIKRHTETLLRLIDDGFPLVFIGRRDMMGRKVNMVNYDYDSIIFELVKYSYNLGHKKVSYIRKLGNQEPYEDRQKALNTSMDYWPELSCRTIILEDSLTSMDIEACMSQGITLFFLERKSLAIRLQELCNEMGLTLGEDISAVLLEDQWFSSDIQWTCWSNVRDELGKMSVALLNDIISAVSNEPITRRIVPDLVKGETIRSISFTLRSKS
- a CDS encoding VOC family protein; this encodes MKIDHIVIWTQDLEKIRHFYEYYFSARSHQKYTNTADILQKDGFVISDGPRKTGDGYYESAVLDPDGNRLELTV
- a CDS encoding FAD-dependent oxidoreductase, encoding MKNDFDLIIVGGGISGAIAGISAARENIKTLIIDQNGFLGGMLTGAGVGPMMTFHSGSEQVIQGITGELIDRLKKENLSPGHLFDTTGYTYTVTPFDLEGMKWALESMFLEAGGHLLYHTMLADVQLDSGMIQSLTICNKGGLSTIKGSYYIDATGDADLSAWSGVECTKGRESDGMSQPLTMKVRMYGVDMSKVRGYIHSHPEEFPRLKGDTSIIDKAERLSIGGFVQTLKNARASGDFTFTREDILFFETNNPGEVIINTSRITGLDSTNPFDLSKGEVEGRKQAHELARFFRKYISGFENAVLEFTGPSIGIRSSRQIEGLYRITKDDILEGRKFEDAVVCNGYPIDVHSPTGEDTFSSHLAWGDYYTIPYRALVNKLVGNLITVGRCISGDFEAQAAFRTTPGAGAIGHAGGAASVIAVRSKKSFAELDYKEIQDLLRKQNAFLPLD
- a CDS encoding nitroreductase family protein translates to MNKTMKLINNRKSLRQYAEDGVSREQKDSIIQAAMRAPTAGNMMLYTMIEVEDQSLKDRLVVTCDQQPFIAKSPFVLLFLADYQRSFDYFLASDVEGFCQEQGRTLRHPEEGDFLLACCDALIAAQNAVVAAESLGLGSCYIGDIMENYEEHRRMFNLPDYVFPITMLCFGTPPGMYKDQKPQIRFEQEFVHFKDSYRRLDSDDYGRMYAPMIKALTQGIQYKNGARNLGQHTYTRKFDSDFSREMSRSVREALKVWQKGGPP